TCTTGAACTCTTGTAGAGAGGTCTTGTAGAGAGGTCTTGTAGAGAACGTAAGCTATCGGTACTTCCAAACCAATAATGACCAACTGATAACTGCTACATATTCCGCACTTTTTCTGAGAAGGTAGtgttttttctcgtaaaattttcaaagattcaAATGTACGATGCCATTCGAAGCCGATTTTACCAAATAAACTACTTGAAAACGAATTGGATTTCCAGCAAAAATACTTTATAAAGTGGagcttgtcgatagtcaatcCAGCAACAGCCaaaattgttaacaaacttttctacggttaacgtttcggcgtcgtctccttcgtcagagcctggaaagtcagatcatttgtgacatatcctctcaaattcCTCATCCacaacaagtcatcatcccctaagatGCTATATCCAAAATCGGAACCAAAAGAGTTAAAAACCTTGTACTTACCTAGGTAGAGATTTGTGGGAGGTATTTCAACAACTCTCAGTTGGTCGTCGAGACCACACCTAACCAGACTTGCCCTTATCGCCttactcaggtcgtcggttatgaaaggtaagcagaaattgatctttttggATTCATCCACCTTGGCATCGATCCACTCCTGGACGCATCGATCCGCTTCTAAACATCAGATAtcacccttacggctgtcctTAACATGTCCCGAATgactgatttctttcttttccaggGGTGAGCTGAAAAACAGTAAACTAATatgtttttactactttcGCACTTTAGGAAGATGTACCAACAACTTGTGTTCAACTTGTACGAGAAGCCCTTTCTTTGAGACAGAAGATCGTCTCAGAAAAGCAATCCACCCAGTTTCTCCGCCCGCTGTTTAAAATTCCACGTCGTTCCGAACTTTAATTCCAACAAGCGGCTATACGAAACATGCGGACTAACGAAGGGGAGCCGACAAGTGAGAGAACTCGAGAAACTTCTACTTCGAAAGGCACTGAAGATAAAGCAAGATCAACTGTATTCGATGTTGTTAAAGGGTGCTTGTAAAGAAGAGAGTTGTAGATGATTCGTGCTCAGCAACCTTTAGAGGAGAATCGTGGGTGagtcaaaaattatttgtgataCTATTCGCTCTAATGCCAAGTCTAGACTTCAAGGGAAATTCGTTAGGCTACTGCATCGAAAACGAAccaaaaacactttttaatAATTGCAGCAAACCCTAGTAGTCGTAGCCTTGACCATTTTTCAAAAGGTGCGAAAATACCGCCTCGTGTTTCTGTTAATGTTAGAATATCGTGGCTTTTAAACGTCATACTTGCTCCGTTGCTTAAGTATGTTCCCGCTCATTTATCCAACACCAACATGTTTCTTGAGCAACTTCGAAGCGCGCTCTTAGGAAAAGAATGTGTCGTTGAATCTTTCGATCTCACTTCTCTTTACACCAATGTCTCAAACAGCGCTGCATTGCAGGCCGTGTTCGAGCTACTCGTAGAACACCAAGACAGTCTGAACCTGTACGGGTTTTCCATAAGGCAAATCATTACGCTCCTGGGTGAATGTCTAAAGTGCTCCATATTTCGCTGGTCGGGACACTACTACAGACAGATCAGGGGTTTGGCCATGGGGCAAAGGCTAGCTCCCACACTAGCCATTGCGTTCATGTtcaaaatagaacaacccatCCTGGAACGAAGAGCTTTCCTGTACTGTCGTTAGATTGATGACTGCTTTATCATATGTCCCACTCAAGACGAGATGTACACTTGTTTTGAGCTTCTAAACCACCAATCCCCTTACATACAGTTTACACgggagaaacccaaagaaaattggctgtccTTCCTTAACGTGGAAATACAGTGGTCCAACAGTACAGTGGTAAGTGGAAGACACGATGGTTTCGAAAACCTAGAAGTAAAAACATACTAGTTCACTGTCTTTCAGCTCACccttggaaaacaaaaaaatcagtcattcggaacatgtttaggacagtCATATGGGTAACACCtgatgtccaggagcggatcgatgcggTTAACTTGGCGCAGCGGATCGCAACCTCTAATAGCTACATAGATGATGTAACTCGTAGGCCAGATCTTATTGCGCAGCGAGATTATGCCAAGGTggaagaatccaaaaaaatcaatttctgcttacctttcataaccgacgacctgcGTAAGGCGATAAGGGCAAGTCTGGTTAGGTGTGGTCTCGAcgaccaagtgagagttgttGAAATACCTCCCACAAATCTCAGGAAGCAGTTAGTACGAAACAGAATGTGCGATCGTATTCGCCTCATTCGTCTCAGAACTGTGTAATATGTCCATTTGGTAAGGCAGGCGATTGcttggtctctggtgtagtttatttgatttcgtgcaaaacatgcagCGAAGATTATATTGACGAAACAGGGCGACCTCTTTGCgttcgtattaaagaacatctaggtgggatgaaacattcaaacacaGCGACCGCTCTCGGAACCCATCGCAGAAAGTGTtatgaaaatgctcctttctgcatagctgccacgatACCATCATGCAAACCTGAAATTgcagctcgcagaactttggaggcgttttggattaaCGCTAAAAGTCcagaatgaatagaaaggaagaatgcatagccgtgaccaacgagctggctatGTATCCAGActtttgcgggttttgatctacggggtcatataccggtcgcatcctaattagtattagcggagcggttttatcacgcggaggtccgctaatatcagGGAAACGCGGCTACCTAGGTAAGTACAAGGTTTTTAACTCTTTTGGTTCCGATTTTGGATATAGCatcttaggggatgatgacttgttgtggatgaggcatttgagaggatatgtgacaaatgatctgaccttccaggctctgacgaaggagacgacgccgaaacgtcagccaTAATAACGTTTGTTAATAATCTTGGCTGCTGCTGgattgactatcgacaagttgcaatctatatgccaagattcaaggaaagtcgaactttcgcactttaCAAAGTCGCTGGCGTACCAATCCACCTGGGATAAGCCAACGAGTTTTACGGCAGTTcgtaattgttgaggttttggacCGCGGGTTGGCCCATGCAACAACTTTAAGTGACGAGCCGGTGATCAAGTTATCAGTGTTGCATTTTTCCAGACAAGTCAtgcaccaatttatcaaaaCAGGAGAAATCAAAGGCATGGCTGGCACAAGGGCGGTGTtaaaccatcgaccgtgtggctacagcggacctctaacagATTGCGAAAAAATACTTTATACAACTACATAAATTTAGAGGAGGCACCTATAAAAGCGATTGTTCGCTGCACTTGGTAGACAGGCGTTCTATGGATGCAGTCCGGCGTCTACGTTTACAGTGCGCTTTGAGACTTGCGTAAATCACACTAATGCTTTGCACAATCTTTCCAAAAGATTGCAGATTGTTTCAGGAGTGGAATAACGCACCCTCCAACAAACAAAGATGTgataagaaatagaataatattcAACCagctttattttctaaaataccACAGTCGGTATCTTCAAGATGGACATCGTCGGCGGATGCCGATTTGATTCATTGACCTTATACACCGCAGCTTACAGAGAACCAATTTGCGCAAATGTGTCTCCGTGTCGGATAGTCTTCTACCCCCCACCAGTTCTGAGTTCCGCTTTTCGAAAACAATTACATCCTGACTGCTCTCGATCTTAAAAGAACATTATTACTAAGTCGTTCTTCTCGTTCTGAGAATTTTCAGCTGCAGCAAAATAAACTCCAGCTGTAAACTTTTGTTCTAAAGGCTGTCTGTAATCTGTCAGCTCTAAACCTAAGATCCAGAAagagtaagaaataaaaataacaaaaacaataaaaaggataacCTAGTCCATTTCTAATCCATTGCAAACAAAATGTATACCAATACTGATAAGTTAAAATTTCTGATTTCCCTGCTAAAATCTAAGTGTTCTAATGATTTTCATTCATGTCCTCTAAAACAATAAGATCTGGCTGTTTTCCTTAAATGATTCACATCTTCAGCAAAAGTACCCTATGTGTTTTAAGAGAACCTGCTGAATTAATGTTACCTCTCCAATGATGACGGCGAGGTACGCTTGACCCTTTACTGTGAAGCCTAGTGCGGTCAGACTAGTGTCCTTCGGCTAAAAATCGAAGTTTTTGTCTTTGCTAGATAGCAGGTTGCAAGATCAATtgcaattcaaaattttccactgGCTCaacgaaataataaaatcataCTAGCTTTTTTGCGAGGATCTTCTCCACAGCTTCAACGTGACCCTTGGGGGCATAATCCACTTCGAAGCTCTTAAGTGAGAAGCGGACTGACTTGAAAGGACGGCAGTCGTCTTCAGCACAAGCAATCCAGGCGCAGATTGCGAACAGAACAAGGCAACGCATCTAAATCTCATCGGATCTCAGATTTTCAAAGGTGAGTTAgctttgaaaaggaaaagctttgaaaatagaaaacgaagtggaagaaaagatgttgagatttgaaaagaagtgaTTGGCTGCAGTCTTATATACTTGACACTAAAAGCACATTAATATTTTCTCCACTATATTTTTTTAGCACTGATGTTGAAATCGAAGTGAAGCGCTGCAGACGAGGAACGATTGATCGTCATGGCAAGCAAATGGAAGTAGCCTGGCCACATGATCTACCAATAACAAATTCAGTTCTAGTTATTTTAGTATTGTTTTGTGGTTATTTTTCACCTAAAATTACGGAGAACACCAAATACTATGAAAACGAGGATAACTAGAAGTGTTAGCCACtggatttcttcgaaaacgATCCGGTGGGACTTTCAATTTTCTGGAGTATTCGCCTCCTCACGTCTCTGAGTGATCAAATTCGTTCAATCTATTAATCCCTAAACTCTTGTAAGTAAACGATCCGAGAATCCTGGAATGGAAAGAGGGTCAAGGATTATCTTTCTATAGAAAACATCTGCTGACTAGCTCAATCCTTGCTGACAAAAATCGATGAATAGCCACCTTTTTTGGCTAATCAGTTCATGCCGATTTTAGATGTTGCCTTCTTATTCTaaaaatactttgaataaCGTGGGGGTAAATCCATTAGGGTAGCAGTTACAGGCCAATCTGAAATTATTTCATGTATGTTAAAACAGCTGCTTCTGCATCTAATAcatctaaaataaaaacttatgGCGGTTTTAGATCTTTTCTAAAAACACTTTGAAGAATGGCATAATGGTGGATTGTCTTATGCTTCACACTTCCATAGGAGACCATCATTTCTGCTGTCTTTCAGCGGTATCGGTTAAATCAACAGCAAAGTGTAATGGGATTCCCACAACTCACTGCAATTATCTCAGCATTGTTTGTTAGGATTTTTTCAGGATAGGAAACATATATGTTTTGATCTCCCTCGTTAGGTCTGTATGCTTAACACTCAGTCGTTAAGTGCTGGCACCCATCCTCGGGAAAAAAGAGCCGATCAATTCCACTTAGTCTACTAGTAAGGTTGAAGTTCGGATTGCTATCGTTGGGATGGGACTAAGTTAACATGGACCACCCATGTCACTTCCATGAattcaatattattattattattaatattcaatattcaatttttcagtAGTTCCGCGCCTACAAATACAGGGCCTGGGGGGATGGCGAGGATGTCTAAAGCTGGGTGAGGTGGACACCAGCTATCGATATGTTCGCATCAAAGGTGATCAAATGATAATTGCTGCACCATCCATTCCTAGAACTTacgaaagttttctttttgcgaaattcttaaaaacctaggaaaaaaaacctaaaaaacaAGTTTgtgctgaagaaaaatgtgaaaaagaagaaaatgccgCTGTTTCTTgcgcaaaaaagaagaatatatcGGTTAATGTGTTTGAATTCTCAGCTCTAAGAATCAATTATTAGCAAACGCTGTTCACTGCCAGCCTCCTCTTGTACGAGTCGCTACAGCCGACGGGTGCGAAGGGACAGCGTGTTCGATGTCAAGTTACTCTTTCCATCTTAGCATTCTCGGATCGTTTACTTTCAGGAGCTTAAGAGTGAACATATTGAAAAGATCTGATCATTTACGAAGACGAAGcgaaaactccaaaaaatttaaaatcttgaTCATCTTCGAAAGAACTATAACCGATGACTGACGGTTCTATGCTGAAGTTATCCTCATTTCAATAGTATTCTGTATTTTCCGCAATTTTAAGGGAAAAATAACCACAAAACAATACTAAAATAATTAGAGCTGAATTTGTTATTGGCAGATCATGTGGCCAGGCTACTTCCGTTTGCTTGCCGTGACGATCAATCGTTGATCGTCTGCAGCGCTTCACTTCGATTTCAACATCAGTGCTAAAAAATATAGTGGAGAGAATATTAAAGTGCTTTCAGTGTCATGTATATAAGACTGCACCCAATCACTTCTCTTCAAATCACAACATCTCTTCTTCCACTTCgccttttcttctgttttcaaaCCTTTTTCCCTGTTAAAAGCTCCGAAATTCTGATAACCAATGAGATTTAGATGCGGTGCCTTGTTCTGTTCGCAATCTGCGCCTGGATTGCTTGTTTTTAAATgggggaacaaaaaaaaaaaaccgccaaAAGGGAAGGAGGCCCCCAAGCATATCACTGCAGCTGTGGAgaagtttctaaaaaaaaagcttgtgtGTAATCCATgatcatttttttgaagtgttggACATTTGAAATCACAATTTATTCCGCAACGTACTATATAGCAAAAACACGAGCTTCGATTTTCAGCCCGAAGACGAATTTTTCAGCTGGGTAGAGGCCACTGCAAAAGATGGAAAGATGTACACTTATGCGATAACCGGAGAGGTAAATAGATTAATGTTTAAAAATAGTTAAAGCTCTCCTATTTCGCTACGTAATTGGATATAAATTATCTACGTGAGCATCTCCAGCGCATATTTTCTGTTTAGCTCCAAAAGGACACTAACATTCCTTTGAAGACGCACAGTATTTTGCGAAATTCCTAtgtctaattttttattaacgTAACGTTAGAACGTACCTTTTTATCAGTATATCAAtgtcaaaataataatatttcaatCATTAGTAAGCATGTTTAGACAGCATGTAATTTCGGTGGACTAGAGTTAAAAGAATGGAATGTGACTGTAAAGTTTGATCTTGGAATAGTAGATTCATAagaatatcaagaaaaaaaaatgataatgtTCTTTTCAGCTCTCGAGAATTCAAGAATTTGATAGAGTGGCGTTCGATGGTCATACGGAACTGAAAAATGCTAGAACTTTCAAGTCCTACGATTTGGCATCTAACCTTTGTTAACGGCTTAATTTAAGATCGAAAATGCTGCATTAATAAAAGTGCCTTCACTAACATAGCTTTGTGGACACAGCTTAAGCAACTTTAATTGACAAAGCCAACTCCATTTGATTCTGTTCGGCGATTCTGCTTCGATTTGACGTCGCTCTCCACGTGAGTTTTCGAAACATCCTTGAAAAGTAGTAGGAATTCTGCGCAGGCATCTCAGGATTTTAACCCAGCTTATAGAATTGTTTCTGTTCCCATCAACATATGTGCAGATAGGGATCCAGTAGAAatgattaaaaagaaaagaaaatttcacatgaaaattgaaaatatgtaacTCTTTCACTTCTATCAAGACCGTCCTCATAGATAATTTGGATTCTTGAGCTATCCACAAACGCTGTTCTCTGCCACCCTCCTCTTGTACGAGTCACTACAGCCGACAGGTGCGAAGGGACAgcgtattcgaagccaatttGATAACAATTTTCAAGTGAATTCTTCTTACACcttttgctggttttttttattgcagaaACAAAACGGTGAATTaattagagaaatatttttttctatatcaaGAGTGCTAAATTTAGAGCTACTGAAGGTTCGACTTCGAGTAGTGTAGGATATTTGAAAAACACGCTGTTTACCTCTGTGGATTCAGGACAGGTCCGTCTCGCAGCGAGAAGACTGGGAAGTTCAGttcagttgttgttgttattgtttagttttaatatttattattgttgagTAGTTCAGTTGGGCAAGGCATATGCACTCAAAAATAACGAGGTTTTAGTGAATGTGAAAGTGGCATAGCCGTTACTGGGTCCTTCTATTTTCTACTACAATACTCTGACTTGCTGACTTAATCGGAGTGCTGGTTTCATCGTCTGACGCGATTACTCGCAACTTCGCTAAGGTGTGCTGTCCTTGAACACatctctgcccaaccttctcgatcttctgcgagagcttgcgcGAAATCAATGCGTTCGGCGCTactccatatcctgcgaaaccttacttCTCGCCTAAACTGTCTATCCGCCTATCCAGGACGGGTatcctctttcaccacttcagtccagaacttctgCTTTCGGCCAGGTTGTCTCTTCCAGCctgaacccgacaaactccccAAGACTAGTTGAGAAAGacgatctgctggtctccttaatataagAACGAAgtagcgaagacgattttctgtagccacttttGAAGGGGATGCAAGATGTTgttatcttccacgtgtcatccgccggtacaccacgTCGACTTTCGCGTAAAGCTCTTTATTGTTGCATTCCCTATAGCAGAAGCAGtagttgcagttgacgacgcaacttccttctaagacaCTTTTCATGGTTGGCTTTCATGGCCAGTGCTGTGGGCGACACGTGCAGAATTGCACGTGTGTCTTGTATCCGCACATGCAAAGCGAACCTTTCTCCGCGTCATTTaaaccgggagcgttttccTTGCGGCATCCTGGATTCACTTTgtaaaggaatccgcatcgcaaagcttcttcctggtccttACTCCAGCATTAATAGACACACTTTGGCAGAGATTCGTCCGGCATTCTTCGTCCTTCAGACtcgccatgtcgattttccgTTGagcagctctagattttcggatatcctaCTAAGGAATGtccctcgccagaacgtagttgAAGTCtgagagtcctcatcttctgcTTGCACTGTTCTTTAGGCGTTAAAGAGTTGAACCCTGCCACGTGacctgatggcgtcgatgattcctcctaaacgtggaagcgatgatgagccCCGCCTGTTCACATAAGTGAACTAGCCAGTCACTGTTGCCCGACGCGTGCTCTCCTGGATAATGCCATTTCCCCAGGACATTGGATTGCACGTTGATTTCATCGCAGGAGGCTTCCTTACTGCTGTCCTCAGCGTTTTCCGCAGGTGCGTaggcacttacgatccagaatTTACGTCCTTTGCGATCCCGCTGTCGTACGAAGGCGcatcttgacgacgttgaaccaaattcctccaccaggttgttgtaatcgttcctcacagctatcgcgcagccagcTACTGTCTTCTAATCAGcgtcgccgcagtatatgctgtaattttcgatgctgatgacatGCCGATCTCTTATGTGTGTTTCCTGCAGCGCAGCAAACGACGCAGAGAGATATCGTGGAAGCCTAGACagggcggtttgttggagttcactcgatagtgttcggcagctCAGCGTGGCGAAACAAATGGTTGTTCCCAATGATtacatgctcccttcaggcagttgacctttcaggttgtgggctttggcgatgtgttGGATGACAGCACCTTGTTGCAATGTTTggaaatctttcgccataaagcagtgcaggttatataacTCATACGTTTCCAATGCGTACAGTCgaatgcctgattgcgtttagttgaAGCAGGGgcaccacgagcaggtagcaatcggACTTGTATACGCGCCGCCACCACAATACCATGACTAtgtttactttaaaaaaatacagaacatTTATCATTTGCATCGAAAAAGTACAGAAACCAAACAGATAGAAAAATTTAATAcaagggttttttcttttcattttctgttttttgaatttctctaCATTACTCTTCTGATCCTTACTTTTGACACAGCCTAATCCATGTCCTGTAAAGCAATTACGCCAGTCTACTTTATGTTAGGAATTTCAATCTGTTGCAAGATGAGAGAGAAGATCTATGCATCGTTATGATGCTTTGTtttgatagaaatgaaattccCTCGAAATAATGAATTCAATACTCGGAAGGCACATTCCTTTTGGATAAGTCACACGACTTCAGGATGCTACTGCTGTGCATAGCAGAACTCCCCCTTCGGTTATGggcaataatataatataatacttatactatattatattataatactTACCGTAAAGTCCTTATCGATATCGAAATCCTTCAGTTCTTGGATTATACTGAAGTCTGTTAGATCTTCGTCATTGCTGAACATTGGAAAAATAACcacgaaataaacaaaaaattgcttgGAGATCAAGAAACAACGCACAAGTTCTGTTCCTCTCCATCCATCTTAATGAAAAACCACACTAATGAATTGCGATGCGGTGACCGTACctaaagaatgaaataaatgagaagGTTCTCCCTGACCATCCGGGAGGGTGGATAATGATTGCGGACAACCCTTACCTTGTTCAAGTGTGGAAATAGTTCACCTTGTCCGGAATTGTAGAGAAGAACTACTGCTACCAATACTGTCATTACTACAGTGGACAGTGCCAAAATTATGAACCATTTGTATGTTCCAGAAAGTAGCAGATCAACAGCTTCGGCTATTATTGGGAAACATGGATCTAGAAGATCGTCAAcactgaaaattttaaaagatgttTCGTTTGTAGTCTTGCGTGTATTGTTGATGATATTCAGACAGAAGGttagataagaaaaataagcaaattttATCTTCTGCATATTGTATCGCCTAAGGGGAAAACATGTAAAGTGCTATTTTTCTACCATTATCACGTCCTCGAGTCGTACAGATAAATGTATGCATAACCAAAAGAATCAAATAATTATCTACCACTGGGAGACCGTATATGGACTAAattggatttttgttgtttggcATGAAATTCGGATTTCTCTCATGCACTTCAATTTCCTAAGAACTTTAAAcagttttaaagaaaaataacatttgAATTTTGGCTAAGCGTACACGTAACACTTCAGGTGGTGACTCTGCGACCAGTTCTAATCCCTACGATCTGTTAGTTGTTTGTGCCGCCAGTGGAGTTACATTGGGGAGCGCAACGATTACGGATCTATCTCAACGTGGCTACTGTAGCTCTTCATTCCTTCTGAGACGCAGAGGCGTCAGATGAAATTATGCATCCACATACGACCCAACACCCTCATATGGTTACCTCATAAACGTATAAGTCGACGCTAACACTAGAGAACTTCGGTGAGAGAGTAGTGTGATATGAGGAGAGCAATAAATATAGGTTACTGGGAaggatctttttttccaccaatTTACTGTTTTCCCCACAATTTATCCGAATACGAAGTGAAtgtgcattaaaaaaaaagccagcgcaaaacgaaattgacgatacgAAGTTCTGCCCACGAATAGATATGGATACTGGTGAAGTTCATGTGTAGTGCATGAGCTGAGATTACGCtcaacttccagaaaaagacgTACATAACAGACCTGTATGACTTTGTTCCCCTAACGATACAACTTTTTGCGAAATGTAACGCAGAGAATTCGATCGTGATCCAGCGTACGCAATCCATCAAATATAGCATACGTAAATAACAAAAGCGCGCAACTCTGGTTTTACGACCCGTACTAAGTTGCATTGTTCTGGAGATCATAATATCAGGCAAGGCCATACAATGCGcttttttcctaagaaaaaaaagcgacccCTCTCTTCTACCCATAAATTTCACTCTATTTTACATCGTGCATCGTGTATTTCATTTTACATCTGTCCTTACGAAAGTTTTTCTGGCTTATctacaaatgttttttttttctaaaaatactcACGGTGGTTCCCTGAAAATACCCTTGTAATGTTCATATGCCTTCTTTGGTTTATCATTCATCAATTCAAACTCAAAACCGGAGTTCTTAGAGACGTTAACCAAATAACATTCTGGTTTGTTACTGAAAACATGTTAATAAGAggattttgagaagaaaacgaaataaatacTGGATTTAAGACTGTAAGAAGAGGCGTAAGTGTGGATAGTTAGAAACAAACGAAATCAAATATTACATTCTATGAAACATTAATCGACTAAATCACCGTATACTCCCTTAAACAATCATTAACATGTTTTTATTGCCTTATTGGGATTTGATggcatattttctttctaaatttttttgcattattttgctttattaCCTATGTTATGTATTTGCAATTGTGATTTTGCTACACAGGCCATTTTCACGAGGAAGGTTAGAAAGTTCAGATTTATGATCAATAAATTACTTAGCACACTAATACATACATGAGTCACACAGTACTATATATTCTATGGCCGAGTTACTtactatttattgtttttagaTGAGACTGTGATTACAGTTCCCCGTTTCCTGTACTGTAAATTTTAGTTGAGTAAAGTTTTCTTGCAGAACCTACGTTTTACAACAATATGGAGGAACACCACACGATTCACTTAATCGCAAATATCTTGTCCAAAGTGGGATCCAGAAGAAATTATTCTCATGTTCGTGAACTTCGTTTGTGAACTGAAACATTTGTACTCTTTCTGAGAACATTCAGCACAGTAACCTAcactttgtagaaaattttcatcgaAACGAAGCGCTCGTAACGAAACTAAGACTACAAATCCTAGCAGGAAATAGTCCTTACGGTAAATTGTAGCGTTGACGaacttttcaggaagaaaaaaaagaaaagaaaaaggaagaacatCGAAGCAACTtgtaatttttgagatttgaaaTATATCAGTTATAAGAATGTCGATAGGGAGATCCTTACCAGCATCTTATGACGGAATAGGTATCTCGAAAACCAATccgttttctttccaaacCCACAACACTAAAACAACGCTTTTTCAGATAAAAAGATGTatgtagaatatttttttctgaatggaaacatttttttcgagcAAAATCCTGTACCTTGTAGTGTACATGAAAAGCTACCACATCTCTATATTCGGCTCTATTCTCACTAATTATGTAAAGATAAAGATCAGCTATCAAATGTTGGCTATGAGCATAGAAACCGGCTGAAATGgaaatttaagaagaaaattttcactatAAGGTTTTCCAGTAATTGGTTTATCTACGGATATCGTACAACCGTCGTTTGTGTTAGTCAATCTGGGTTCCCCTGGTTTTTACAGTCGACTGGACTGCTGCTGTTGACGTCCCACTTCAATCGCTGGCTCTACCGCGCAGCTTCAAGCAAGGCACAAGTGCACTGCGCAGAGGTTCAGGATGACCACCG
This window of the Necator americanus strain Aroian chromosome III, whole genome shotgun sequence genome carries:
- a CDS encoding hypothetical protein (NECATOR_CHRIII.G13220.T1) — encoded protein: MRFRCGALFCSQSAPGLLVFKWGNKKKKPPKGKEAPKHITAAVEKFLKKKLPEDEFFSWVEATAKDGKMYTYAITGELSRIQEFDRVAFDGHTELKNIENAALIKPTPFDSVRRFCFDLTSLSTYPQTLFSATLLLYESLQPTGAKGQRIRSQFDNNFQSY
- a CDS encoding hypothetical protein (NECATOR_CHRIII.G13221.T1); the encoded protein is MNSEQEAAQRDWLRIILNKEKCRKLKPESRLAIVHELISDCQKRGVERVLKRNRIRLIGWKYLSWITAVVRIICMMALLWILWDLRYIHFDFLVKFRRQHKSLIFKMVFQFLALAIFLTITGILMEFVLILSFQIQRSSIISFVYGLSMLVVVLLIGTAPFIAGFYAHSQHLIADLYLYIISENRAEYRDVVAFHVHYKCCGFGKKTDWFSRYLFRHKMLFTNEVHEHENNFFWIPLWTRYLRLSESCGVPPYCCKTNKPECYLVNVSKNSGFEFELMNDKPKKAYEHYKGIFREPPVDDLLDPCFPIIAEAVDLLLSGTYKWFIILALSTVVMTVLVAVVLLYNSGQGELFPHLNKVRSPHRNSLVWFFIKMDGEEQNFNDEDLTDFSIIQELKDFDIDKDFTDMD